The nucleotide sequence AGGAAAGGCTTGCTCGTTGCGATAAACATTGGCTTCTTGTTGGTAGACCAGGGTGAAGAAGGGAGCCGGTGGGGGGGTCCAGGGGGCCGTGACCAGATATTTGAGGTTAAGAAAGCTGAAGAATCGGTTCTCTACGTTGGGGACACTGAAACCGTTAAAGTAGCCTTCATAAGGACGAAATAACTTTTGTGAAAACTCAGTATATCGGCGATAGAACAGCGCATCAACGGCACCAAAATCATCCAGTCCATAACCGCTGGCCGTACTGGGAAACAAGAACGTATCGAGACCGTAAACCCGGAAAATCCCAGGATCTTGTCGGATAAATTTTATATGAGCTGGAGGGTCCTGATAGGGAATTAAATCCGATCTTTTATGATGGATTTTGGGCATCCAGATGAAAAGTTCCAGGATTAGAAGAAGACCGAAAATAAAGGTAAGGGTTTTATCTGTGGGCAATAATAAGGATAAAGGAGAGGGAAAAGAGAAAGGGGGCGGGGTCGGAAAGGAGGCTTTCTTTTCTTCCTTCTTCCCTTCTCCCTCCCTTCCTTCAATCCCTCTTTCTTCGATCCTTTGTCTTACATATCGCAATTCCATCGTTACGCCCAGGAGTAAACAGAAAATGGCCGGGGGGCGGATTTGCCGGATGGCATAATCCAGTTTCTTGAGTTCCATCAGACGGGGATAATAAAGTGCCAGCAACCCTCCCAGGGAAACAAATCCAAGGACGGTAGAAAGAATTACATAGCGTAGACGGACCCGTCCTTCTCCCAGTCGCTGGAGAAATATTCCGGTCAAAGCGGCGGTGGAGAACATAAATTCTCCCGGAAAGTATCGGGTAAAAAAGCTAACACGAAATGCCGGGAGGTTTCCAACCCATTCGTTAAGGCTAGAGGAAAGACCATAACCCTTTAGTAAGAAAAAGAGGACCATGGCTACAAAAAACAGGGATTTTCCCTGGAACGCAAATCCTTGCAGGCATAAAGCTGTTACGAACACGGCAACCAACAGGCCTATATATCCGGGAAAAATCTGCCAATTTAAACCATCCCAGGCGTCATTAATGGGCCCCCAGAAATACGGTACCCACAATCCAAACAGATAGGAAGGAGATACCGTCAAGAGTCCTACTTTATGTTCGGTCCCATGGACTCCAATGTCTGCTAACTGAACAAATTCCAGAAAGGGAATCAAGGCAATCGCCGAAAGAAGAAATCCCAGGAGAACGGCTACGGCAAAAAGAAATAACTGTTTATAAAAAAAGAAGGAGAATAGAGCAGAGTCCCTCTTCTTCACTTCTGTTATCCAGCGGAACAGGTAATAGACCGATCCATAAAACAGAGCAAAAAAAGTAGCTTCGGGATGCCCGCCCAGAATAATAAGTCCGACGAAAACAGCCGTTAAAAGGAGGTTTCTTAACTTGGGTACCGCCAGCAGGAGTTCAGATGTGTAGAGAAGACCGGGCAGGAGAACCACCGCATTGATGTAAACCATGTTGAGGTTGAGGATGAGATGCCCCGAGAGCATAAAGGCTGCAGCCCCAAAGAAAGCCGGAGGCCTATCCAGGGAGAGGAATCTGCGGAAGAAAGCATAAGCCAGAAGACCTGCTGAGAGGATCCGGAGAATCATAAAGGTATCCCACATCTTATCGCTGGGGTTCAGGAAGAGGGGTAAATGAGGCGGAAAGAATACTGCCGTATGCATATGACCGTTTAAAGGAGATCCTAAAGCGGAGTGGGGATTCCACAGGGGAATCCAGCCGTTTTTATAGGCTTTAGAAGCAAATTGGGTATAGGGTTCATGCTGAAGGGCCGAAGCCGAAGGGTCAATGACATGATGAGGCTTTGTAGGCGGCCCTCCGGTCAGGAGGCTGTAATCCAGGAAGAGAATATCGTAAAAAAAAACCAGAATCACCAGAGCAAATCCGATCAGGACCCCTGCTGTTGGGAGAGAGAAGGATTTAGCCCAGAGGCGAGGAAGTCTCCGTAAAAGTTCGTAGAAAACTTTCAAGAAGTCAGGGAGAGTCTTATAGGTTAATCCCACCCCGGACAGAACCATCAAAACCCAAAATACCCCCTGGATTCTCTTAAGCCTTTCATACTTCTCCACTTCAAGACTTATGGGAAATAAGTTCTCCGCCTTTAACTCGCTTAATGCCTTCTCCTTCTTTCCCCATTTCACTTCTATTTTCAGAAGTCCACCCCCCTGTACGTATTCCACCCGCACCGGATGTAAGCCCGGGTCTAAGGACACATCTCCCATCGCCTTCTGCAATCCCATCCCCCCAGCATTGTCCACCACCAATTGCTCCCTTATATATAATCTGGATCCATCGTCCGATTCCAGCCTAAACTGATACTCCCCGGATTTCCTCACCTCTATATAACCTTCCCACCTTACACTGAATCGATTTACCCCTAACTCCTCTCTCCGCTCCTTCAACACGGCAGTAGATACTTCCGGGTCTAACTTAACCAGAGCCGGTGGACCCTGCCAGGATAAATTGGAATAGTACCGACCCTGTAACCCATGGAAAGGGGCTTCTTTCCCGATCGACAGGTAACCCCCCAAAGCGATTACAAACAAAATGAGAAAAAGAATTTTTTGATTCTTAATCCAATGTGTTTTGTAGAAGAATCCCACGATGGCTTTGTGCCCTCTACGACTTCCCCTCCATTACCCAGACAGGCTTTACGATCTCTGAGGTTAAGAGATAAGCCAGACAGGATGATGGAAAGACATAGAAGCTATCGAAATAATTCCAGAACAATCGTTCTCTCAATTTTTTCTACAACAAACCCAGGTCCACAAGGCAGCTACCGTGCCACATCCCAGAAGGGTCAGCCAGGCCCCCAGCTTATAGGAAACAGGTTGGTAAACGAATTCTACCGTATGAACTCCTGGATCAACAAAGACCGATCGAATCAAGGCATCGGTCAGATACATTTTCTTTTCCTGGCCATCCACAAATACCTTCCAACCGGGAAAGTAGGGATCACTTAAAACTAAAAATCCGGCATGTTCCAGGTGAGCTTTTATAACGATCCGGGTTGGGGTATATTTTACTATTTCGGCGGTGGATTCATCAACCTCCGGAGCCTGATATCCGGTCAACATGGCCGGATCCTCCACCGATCTCTCTAAAATAATCCGTCTTCTTAGATCAAATGACGCTTCCTTCAACCGTTTGATGGCGGCTTCTAAATTCGGGACGATCTCGGCCCGATGAACGATGAAGGCTCTGGGAAAGGCGTTTTCATTCCGATAGACACAGGCATCCTGCCAAAAAACCAGGGTAAAAAAGGGCGCCGGGGGAGGAGCTCCGGGGTTGGTAA is from Candidatus Limnocylindrales bacterium and encodes:
- a CDS encoding PA14 domain-containing protein — encoded protein: MGFFYKTHWIKNQKILFLILFVIALGGYLSIGKEAPFHGLQGRYYSNLSWQGPPALVKLDPEVSTAVLKERREELGVNRFSVRWEGYIEVRKSGEYQFRLESDDGSRLYIREQLVVDNAGGMGLQKAMGDVSLDPGLHPVRVEYVQGGGLLKIEVKWGKKEKALSELKAENLFPISLEVEKYERLKRIQGVFWVLMVLSGVGLTYKTLPDFLKVFYELLRRLPRLWAKSFSLPTAGVLIGFALVILVFFYDILFLDYSLLTGGPPTKPHHVIDPSASALQHEPYTQFASKAYKNGWIPLWNPHSALGSPLNGHMHTAVFFPPHLPLFLNPSDKMWDTFMILRILSAGLLAYAFFRRFLSLDRPPAFFGAAAFMLSGHLILNLNMVYINAVVLLPGLLYTSELLLAVPKLRNLLLTAVFVGLIILGGHPEATFFALFYGSVYYLFRWITEVKKRDSALFSFFFYKQLFLFAVAVLLGFLLSAIALIPFLEFVQLADIGVHGTEHKVGLLTVSPSYLFGLWVPYFWGPINDAWDGLNWQIFPGYIGLLVAVFVTALCLQGFAFQGKSLFFVAMVLFFLLKGYGLSSSLNEWVGNLPAFRVSFFTRYFPGEFMFSTAALTGIFLQRLGEGRVRLRYVILSTVLGFVSLGGLLALYYPRLMELKKLDYAIRQIRPPAIFCLLLGVTMELRYVRQRIEERGIEGREGEGKKEEKKASFPTPPPFSFPSPLSLLLPTDKTLTFIFGLLLILELFIWMPKIHHKRSDLIPYQDPPAHIKFIRQDPGIFRVYGLDTFLFPSTASGYGLDDFGAVDALFYRRYTEFSQKLFRPYEGYFNGFSVPNVENRFFSFLNLKYLVTAPWTPPPAPFFTLVYQQEANVYRNEQAFP